The window CAAATTCGGGACGAGTAACTTCTCTTCCCCGAAATTTTAAAGAAATCTTAACCCGATCACCATTTTCTAAGAATTCCCGCACTTTTTTAGCTTTGAATTCAATGTCATGGTCACCAATTCCTGTTCGTAACCGCATTTCTTTGTTTTCGGTAACGTGTTGGTGTTTTTTGGACTCGCGTTCTTTTTTCTTTTGTTCATATTTAAATTTCCCATAATCAACCAACTTAGCAACAGGCGGGTTAGAATTCATTGAAACTAGCAATAAATCTAGTCCCTTTTCTTCTGCGAATTCCAAAGCCTCATTACGTGATAATGGTCCAATTTTTTCCCCATTTTCATTAATAATTAGTACTTCGCGAGCACGAATATCTTTATTAACAATGTCTGATTTTAGGTTTTTTCCAGTTGCTTGATTCATTA is drawn from Spiroplasma mirum ATCC 29335 and contains these coding sequences:
- the infC gene encoding translation initiation factor IF-3, which codes for MNQATGKNLKSDIVNKDIRAREVLIINENGEKIGPLSRNEALEFAEEKGLDLLLVSMNSNPPVAKLVDYGKFKYEQKKKERESKKHQHVTENKEMRLRTGIGDHDIEFKAKKVREFLENGDRVKISLKFRGREVTRPEFGKETLKKFYSHIEDLAKIEKEPQLNGLFLDMYVVPKK